One genomic segment of Paenibacillus xylanexedens includes these proteins:
- the murI gene encoding glutamate racemase, which produces MNKKIAFFDSGIGGLTVLHKALQQFPEEKFLYYADTLHVPYGTKSADEVRGHIFDCVEAIVQEDVQAIVIACNTATSLAVKDLRAKYDIPIIGMEPAVKPAVEMNRNSGKRVLVFATALTLSQTKYNELVSRVDDHHSVDSIALPELVEWCEQLDFEPDKIADYFRLKLADLDLHGYGTVVLGCTHYPFYTSILRTVLPDHIQIIDGSTGTVNHLKQRLGLVAQHGDRTGKQVTFLSSSGRPEEQEKMYSALQYLEMNSM; this is translated from the coding sequence TTGAATAAGAAAATTGCTTTTTTTGATTCAGGCATCGGTGGTTTAACCGTTTTGCATAAGGCATTACAACAGTTTCCTGAAGAAAAATTTCTGTATTACGCGGATACCCTGCATGTCCCGTATGGAACCAAGTCTGCGGATGAGGTTAGAGGACATATTTTTGATTGTGTGGAAGCCATCGTTCAGGAGGATGTTCAAGCCATCGTGATTGCTTGTAATACAGCAACAAGTCTGGCTGTGAAGGATCTGCGCGCCAAGTATGATATCCCGATCATTGGCATGGAGCCTGCGGTGAAACCAGCCGTGGAGATGAATCGCAACAGTGGGAAGAGGGTGCTTGTATTTGCTACGGCCCTCACCTTGAGCCAAACCAAGTATAACGAACTGGTATCACGTGTTGATGATCACCACAGTGTGGATTCCATTGCGCTGCCGGAACTTGTGGAGTGGTGTGAACAGCTGGATTTTGAACCGGACAAAATCGCTGATTATTTCCGGTTGAAGCTGGCAGATCTCGATCTTCATGGGTATGGCACAGTGGTGCTTGGTTGCACGCATTATCCATTCTATACGTCCATTCTGCGCACGGTTCTGCCCGATCATATACAGATTATTGATGGCAGTACAGGCACGGTGAACCATCTGAAGCAGCGGCTTGGACTGGTGGCTCAACATGGAGACAGAACAGGGAAACAAGTCACTTTCCTCAGTTCATCAGGCCGACCGGAAGAGCAGGAGAAGATGTACAGTGCACTTCAATATCTTGAGATGAACTCTATGTAG
- a CDS encoding histidine phosphatase family protein, giving the protein MQSIYLIRHAKATGQEPHAELTDEGIRQAEKLANILAHHSITYIVSSPWERAVQTAMPLGIATLQHIHTDERLQERILSSLDLPNWIDVLKRTYDDVDWVEEGGESSRNAAARGLALLEELWSRPEQHGAVVTHGNLLSLLIHEYEPSFGYEEWSKLSNPDVYVLERQRSDAGLSTIRRIWTD; this is encoded by the coding sequence ATGCAGTCCATTTATCTTATCCGTCACGCCAAGGCCACAGGGCAGGAACCCCATGCAGAGCTTACAGATGAAGGGATCAGGCAGGCTGAAAAACTTGCCAATATCTTGGCTCATCACTCCATAACGTACATTGTCTCCAGTCCATGGGAAAGGGCCGTTCAGACGGCTATGCCACTGGGCATAGCAACGCTGCAACATATACATACGGATGAACGTCTCCAGGAGAGGATACTTAGCTCACTTGATCTGCCTAACTGGATAGATGTACTGAAACGTACATACGATGATGTGGATTGGGTGGAAGAAGGCGGGGAATCTTCGAGAAACGCGGCTGCAAGGGGTCTGGCACTACTGGAAGAGTTATGGAGCAGACCAGAACAGCACGGGGCCGTGGTTACACATGGAAACTTGTTATCACTGCTTATTCATGAGTATGAACCATCCTTTGGTTATGAAGAGTGGAGCAAACTTTCTAACCCGGATGTGTATGTGCTGGAGCGACAACGGTCAGATGCAGGGCTATCCACCATTCGAAGAATTTGGACAGATTAA
- a CDS encoding DUF423 domain-containing protein — MQTLIILGSIMMFLAVALGAFGAHALKRKLSADMIKIYETGVQYHLIHGLGIILIGLLADRLESSSLVMLAGWLMFAGIILFSGSLYVLSVTGVRRLGAITPLGGVAFLAGWVMIMIAAL, encoded by the coding sequence TTGCAAACCCTGATTATACTCGGCAGTATTATGATGTTCCTGGCTGTTGCTTTGGGTGCCTTTGGCGCACACGCGCTCAAGCGCAAATTATCAGCTGACATGATCAAAATCTATGAAACCGGTGTTCAATATCACCTCATCCACGGACTTGGCATCATCCTGATCGGACTGCTGGCAGACCGTCTTGAATCCTCTTCACTCGTCATGCTTGCCGGATGGCTGATGTTCGCCGGAATCATCCTGTTCTCTGGCAGCCTGTACGTTTTAAGTGTAACGGGTGTTCGCAGATTGGGAGCCATTACCCCACTTGGCGGAGTCGCATTTTTGGCTGGATGGGTTATGATCATGATTGCCGCATTGTAA
- the coaA gene encoding type I pantothenate kinase encodes MNLYSPYIEFNRKEWAELKEHQTTLPLTEAELEQLKGLNEEVSIQEVEDIYLPLTHFIDLYARVSRELNQLTASFMKKEALPTPYIIGIGGSVAVGKSTAARLLQALLARGKNSPKVDLVTTDGFLYPNAVLQEKGIMNRKGFPESYDIKSLIQFMGDVKSGKPEVKAPVYSHLAYDVIQGEEKPICQPDILIIEGINVLQIKKETPLLVSDFFDFSIYIDAEEEHIRHWYVERFKLLRNTAFQNTDSFFHQRFANIDEEETVRTANQIWQDINAKNLHENILPTKGRARLILKKEADHSIGQIQLRKL; translated from the coding sequence ATGAATTTATACTCTCCTTACATCGAGTTTAACCGCAAGGAATGGGCTGAACTTAAAGAACATCAGACCACTCTTCCACTGACGGAAGCCGAATTAGAACAGTTAAAGGGATTGAATGAAGAGGTATCGATTCAAGAAGTCGAAGATATATATTTGCCTCTTACCCACTTTATTGACCTATATGCAAGAGTTTCACGAGAGCTGAATCAACTGACGGCCTCCTTTATGAAAAAAGAAGCCCTACCCACCCCCTACATCATTGGAATCGGGGGTAGTGTTGCCGTGGGCAAAAGTACAGCGGCCCGCTTGCTACAGGCACTGCTCGCCAGAGGTAAGAATAGCCCGAAGGTTGACCTTGTCACAACCGACGGTTTCTTATATCCCAATGCGGTGCTGCAAGAGAAGGGCATCATGAACCGCAAGGGATTCCCGGAAAGCTATGATATCAAATCCCTGATTCAGTTCATGGGTGATGTGAAATCAGGCAAGCCCGAAGTGAAAGCACCCGTCTACTCTCACCTCGCCTACGATGTCATTCAAGGGGAAGAGAAGCCGATCTGTCAACCGGATATTCTCATTATTGAAGGTATCAATGTACTTCAGATCAAAAAGGAAACGCCTTTGCTGGTTAGTGATTTCTTCGATTTTTCCATCTACATTGATGCGGAAGAAGAGCATATACGACACTGGTACGTTGAGCGTTTCAAGCTACTCCGCAATACAGCGTTCCAGAACACGGATTCCTTTTTCCATCAACGATTCGCCAATATTGATGAAGAAGAAACCGTGCGTACGGCCAATCAGATCTGGCAAGATATCAATGCCAAAAACTTGCATGAAAACATTTTGCCAACCAAAGGACGTGCCAGACTGATTCTGAAAAAGGAAGCCGATCACTCCATTGGGCAGATTCAATTGCGCAAACTGTAG